A window of Lycium ferocissimum isolate CSIRO_LF1 unplaced genomic scaffold, AGI_CSIRO_Lferr_CH_V1 ctg518, whole genome shotgun sequence contains these coding sequences:
- the LOC132044767 gene encoding cucumber peeling cupredoxin-like has protein sequence MDKMLCMIVFGALLVASLVQDAAAQTVHVVGDNLGWIIPSNGAAAYTNWAAGKTFRVGDTLVFNFMTDRHDVLQVKKSSFDGCNSQNAIGNPIMTGPANVTLDSAGDHYYICTFGRHCQNGQKLAITVSSSGTPGANPPTPFAAGPSGANSPNPSNPTTTVPSPSSSTQPEACAPTPSAAGPSSSTPGVSTPPSTSSSTTILANFLLSLSSIALAAFL, from the exons ATGGACAAAATGCTGTGCATGATCGTCTTCGGTGCTTTACTCGTCGCAAGTTTGGTGCAAGATGCAGCAGCACAAACGGTGCATGTGGTCGGGGACAATCTGGGTTGGATCATACCTAGCAATGGTGCAGCAGCTTACACAAATTGGGCTGCTGGGAAAACCTTCAGGGTTGGTGACACTCTAG TTTTCAATTTTATGACCGACCGACATGACGTGTTGCAAGTAAAAAAATCTTCGTTCGATGGGTGCAATTCTCAGAATGCCATAGGCAATCCCATAATGACAGGACCAGCAAATGTGACTCTTGACTCTGCTGGAGACCACTACTATATTTGCACTTTTGGTAGGCATTGCCAAAATGGTCAGAAATTAGCTATTACTGTTTCCAGCTCGGGTACTCCAGGAGCCAACCCACCTACACCGTTTGCTGCAGGACCTTCAGGAGCCAACTCGCCTAACCCGAGCAATCCAACCACTACTGTACCTTCACCATCCTCTTCCACTCAACCAGAAGCTTGTGCACCTACACCGTCTGCTGCTGGACCTTCAAGTTCCACTCCTGGTGTTAGTACACCTCCTTCTACTTCCTCCTCAACGACCATATTGGCCAATTTTCTGCTCAGTCTGTCCTCGATTGCCCTGGCTGCTTTTCTTTAA